The Vespula pensylvanica isolate Volc-1 chromosome 14, ASM1446617v1, whole genome shotgun sequence sequence ACATCCAGAACATGCTATTAAGACTATATGACATTaacaaattgtattttattttgtcacTATTAGAAAGTTTGTCATATATAGCAGGATCATTAGCAAGATCAATTCTATCTTCGAATCTTAAGGTTGCTTGGTAAAGTTGTTTTAACCTCGAAATGAGTTCCACATCGTGTGACAAATCCTCAAAATCGGCatccatatttatttttaatattttaaaatattgttggattctaaaaataataattcacataaattatctaataaaaatataaagaatatttacttTACGTTTATTCGAATTTAAGATACGATTTCTTATAGCAATTTGTAATcgtaacaaaataaatcaCCGTTGTGCACTCTCTTTATAGCGCCATGTTGAATAAGTAAATTTACAAACATAAAACCTTGTTTTTATGAATAggaagatttattaatttttttataactccatttgataaaaaaatatttaatgttatatctattcttttatataaaatatttataagaatgtCGTAATAACGAACAATGTAAAAACTAACCAACATATTTTACATCAAAGGATCACCATGATGATATTTAATCTATGCTCAAATAACCTAACagagataatataatgaattgtCATGTTTgctatgtatttttataatatttttctttctttaattatttgttataagtAAACGTTCAATGtctgagtgagagagataagtGAAAAGGTATGtttacttaatatttttttttttttcatggaaaACTTATTTTAAgttcaaaaaatttctataagaaatttatatcatttatttagcTTTTTCAGgaaagttttaatatttaataaagttgtatattaattcattcatatcATGGATGAACGTTTACGTTATTATGTAGATATgttgaatgaaaatgaaatttctattcGGAATAATGCTGGATGCATACTGTCAAAACTCTGTGAAAAGATTTTACATTTTCCTGATGAAAAAActtatcgtataatttatctCAATGATCCTGATGTCATAGAAAAATTACTTCCAGCAAGTGGTGCCATGGAATGTTTATTTGAGATAGGTTTTATAGAGGTACAGAtaactttaaattaatttatatattttgttataaattaaataaacatttttgttataaattaaacaaataggATGGTGATCGTCTTTGTCTTCCAAAGACTGCATTGCTCaaaaaattagaaactttACAAAAGTTATTATCTTCAATTAAATTGGAATCAAATATCACAAATTTGGATCAGAGGCAAACAATTGCAAAAGCAACAGGATCATCAGTAGAATTATCATcaatagaaaacaaattttttaacagaATTATTGAACAGTTTTATAATGTTATGCGATATGAAGATCATGATTTacaagagaaagcaaaaaaagtaATACCAGTTGTGCAATTGGAAATCAAGACGATGgaaagattaagaaaattcCAAAAGTAGAGATATCAATGTtcacttttttcccttttcataattattaaataaatatatatgtatacatatatataatttttctataggGACATGAAATGTGCTCTacttaataaagaaatgaagtcAGATTCATCTTTAAAAGAAGATTTAGTAAGTtcaatagatttatttttaatggaaCTTTTGCACTGGTTCAAATATGATTTCTTTCAATGGATTGATAGTCCATTATGTACTAGCTGTTCTATGGAATGTTCATATGAAAGTGTAAGACCTTCTTCAGATCCAAAGTGTTCACGTATAGAAGTTCATAGGTATTCATTCAAGTGATTAATAcgtacatttaaaaatatatcctgTTATGTATGAAATgacatttattattcttagaTGTAACACTTGCAATGCAATAACAGAATTCCCAAGGTATACAGATCCAGAAGTATTGTTAACTTCTAGATGTGGACGTTGTGGGGAATGGGCAAATTTATTTACACTTTTATGTCGCTCATTAAATTATGATGCAAGACTTGTATACGATGTAACAGATCATCTGTGGACAGAAGTATGTACAAGTTATACATCACTATTATAAGTGTCATtaatttctcattctttcataGGTATGGTCTGTTACTGAAAATAGATGGATTCATGTAGATCCatgtgaaaatattatagatcagCCATTGATGTATGAGCGTGGCTGGCATAAAAAGTTAAGCTACATATTAGCTTATTCACGAGATGAAGTCCAGGATGTTACTTGGCGTTATACGCAAAATCAGATTGATGTAATGGCAAGGAGAAAAAAGTGttcagaagaaaatttattaaacctACTTCAAACATTAAATGAGAAACGTCAAAACTCTGTAAGTTACAGTATGGCACGTAAACAATATGTTATCAAACGCCGTCTCCGAGAGCTTGTAGGAATGCTTAATTTTCCAAACATTCCAAACAActatgacgataataattatcgcgAAAGAACAACAGGTTCTTATGCATGGAGAATGGCACGAGGAGAAGTTGACCaggtataaagaaatattttatcacatTTGCATCCATAATTTTtcacttaattattatttactctttaaatttttttcaagcacaatgtaaaaaaaaattacatatggGATATTTCTAAAGGTGGCAAATCATTCattcttcaatattttattgttagaaatgtgtataaagttatatattcTGATGGCTATATCTTGGAACAGAAATCTGATTGGCAAGAGGGAGTAAATTGTGTTGAAGGtggaatttttcataaaacagaaaatgatTGGAAAGTGGCATATTTATCTCGTTCAGCGAATGCTGAATATGGATACGTAAAATGGTCGTTTGAAGTTCGAAATCCAGATTTATGTAtagaaacatttaatttacAGGCAAAAACTACAGTTTTTCACGGTGCGAATATTTCTTGGGAAGTGGAAggcttttttccttctataaagaaagagaatacttCCGTAGTTATTCCTATTTGTACATGTGATAATTTTACTACAGAAAAACTAAAAGGagcaacaaaattaaatattacagtaAAACTTTCTGGTGGAAAAGGTGATCTTGCTTGGCAACATGCTCAATTATTTAGAGAAAGTTTAAATAATACTGAAAAGCCATCTATGACCATTACTATTAAACTTAATAATCACAAAAACTAGTTTCTTTAAaatcaatagaaatattaataatacgacTACACATGATAGGTAAAAGTTCCTGTGTATTATTTCATGCATTCgagaatttgattttattgatAGAGATAACTCTACATTCCTTTAAactcattaataaattaattatacataaataaaattacatagaaatttatttcgacttataaataattaaacttgATTTGTTTCCCTTTTTAGTATTTAATGctaaaagaaatcgatataaataatacttacgTACGGTTATGACGTATAGGAGTTCAGAGAAGGAtgtaagaaaattgaaaaacatttttaaaacaaaatatttaatatatttttaatacataacaCGTCGCGAATAAAATCGTCGACTAGATATTTATTCCTTAAGGAACACGATTATTTAAAACTATTcctatcaatattttaataatggtTAAGCAGCTCTCTAATATCTCTACAGAGAGATGCAAAATCTGGTCTCTTGTGACTATGTAAGTGCCAACATGGATACATAAGTTTGACATAAATTTGCTGTGGACAAGTAGGTGGACAAGGAAGCCTACTACCTCTTTCAAGAGCTGCTAATAATTCAGCACTTCCTTCTTCTATACCTATTTCAGAATCACTGATTTCATTTGCACTTTTATCTCTAACATCTGAACCAACACCTGGTAACTTTGGATCTTTACCTAAACCAAATGTTTCATACATTGTTACACCAAACGACCAAACATCTGAACGTGGTGAAAATTTTCCATCTCTTAAACTTTCTGGTGCAtacctataatataataaaaataattgtccatttacaaaaaaaattattaaaggaaaaaaaatgtttaataatagactataaacagaataaaaacaaataatacatatacaatatatattaaccATTTTATTGGGAGATCTCTATTGGTCTGAAGTatgtaataatcattttttccaGTTACTTGGGCCAACCCAAAGTCACTGATTTTCACTTTACTCTCATCCGCAACTAAGATATTTCTTGCAGCAAGATCTCTGTGAACAATACTTTTATGTCCAAGATAATCCATACCAGTGGCAATATCTAAGGCAAAACcaagtaattttttatgagTAAGCGTTTGTCGATGCAAAGCCAAGTAACTTTGAAGTGATCCATGTTTTACAAATTCCATTACTAAACATACTTCAGGTTCTGATATGACACCCAAAATTTCTACGACATTTGGATGTTTTAGAGTCTgcacaataaaaattaaaatatgagaataaagagaataaatacaattacgtgaataaaaacaaactaaagagaaaaatataaaaaaagttgatACCATCTAATTTACCTTCATAAtggatatttctctttcaaaatcaCGTAAATCGGCTTCTAAAGCACGagttttcaacttttttacAGCCACTTGTTGTGGTTCTATATCTTTTCCGCCATCCCTTTCCAATATACCTTTATAAACTTCACCATAAAATCCTTGACCTATTCGGCCTTGcagaataatataacaatcCGCATTCAActcaaaaatattttgcatTCGAGTGCCATCATCGCTTACACTactacaattattattaactatgcTAACATCCCCAATACTACCGTCATGAGTAATACGAAGAGCATGTGTTGTGCGATCTGAACAGTTAATAACACCCGCCATTGTTCGATCATTACaactctctatatctctagcTGTACTTTTTAACCAacttaaataatttgaaagttCTTCAGCGCTACCGGTGTAGCTTtcattaatgttaattaattcttttgtgtctagaaaaaaaaaacatagatgagcgatttattttacatatgataaaaaatacgatcttTTGTACTCACTGTCATCGATGTCATCCCAAGGTAAGCTAGTTCTATCAGTGATAAGACTACTCGCATGTGATTCAGAATTTATGGATTTATCGTCTATTGTATCAGAATCATCTTCATGTATATGATCAGAATCACTAAATAATTTTGGAAATGCAGTCGCATATGCGTGCGTTCTTCTTGAATTGTATACTTGATAGAGAATTT is a genomic window containing:
- the LOC122634347 gene encoding peptide-N(4)-(N-acetyl-beta-glucosaminyl)asparagine amidase isoform X1, which codes for MDERLRYYVDMLNENEISIRNNAGCILSKLCEKILHFPDEKTYRIIYLNDPDVIEKLLPASGAMECLFEIGFIEDGDRLCLPKTALLKKLETLQKLLSSIKLESNITNLDQRQTIAKATGSSVELSSIENKFFNRIIEQFYNVMRYEDHDLQEKAKKVIPVVQLEIKTMERLRKFQKDMKCALLNKEMKSDSSLKEDLVSSIDLFLMELLHWFKYDFFQWIDSPLCTSCSMECSYESVRPSSDPKCSRIEVHRCNTCNAITEFPRYTDPEVLLTSRCGRCGEWANLFTLLCRSLNYDARLVYDVTDHLWTEVWSVTENRWIHVDPCENIIDQPLMYERGWHKKLSYILAYSRDEVQDVTWRYTQNQIDVMARRKKCSEENLLNLLQTLNEKRQNSVSYSMARKQYVIKRRLRELVGMLNFPNIPNNYDDNNYRERTTGSYAWRMARGEVDQHNVKKNYIWDISKGGKSFILQYFIVRNVYKVIYSDGYILEQKSDWQEGVNCVEGGIFHKTENDWKVAYLSRSANAEYGYVKWSFEVRNPDLCIETFNLQAKTTVFHGANISWEVEGFFPSIKKENTSVVIPICTCDNFTTEKLKGATKLNITVKLSGGKGDLAWQHAQLFRESLNNTEKPSMTITIKLNNHKN
- the LOC122634349 gene encoding uncharacterized protein LOC122634349 isoform X1 yields the protein MLVSFYIVRYYDILINILYKRIDITLNIFLSNGVIKKLINLPIHKNKVLCLIQQYFKILKINMDADFEDLSHDVELISRLKQLYQATLRFEDRIDLANDPAIYDKLSNSDKIKYNLLMSYSLNSMFWMYLRTEGIDPTKHQIKNENDRLKKSMERAKQINDKNTLMPRVDKNAAQRFIRNSLWEPKVNEKDNNENK
- the LOC122634347 gene encoding peptide-N(4)-(N-acetyl-beta-glucosaminyl)asparagine amidase isoform X2, encoding MLNENEISIRNNAGCILSKLCEKILHFPDEKTYRIIYLNDPDVIEKLLPASGAMECLFEIGFIEDGDRLCLPKTALLKKLETLQKLLSSIKLESNITNLDQRQTIAKATGSSVELSSIENKFFNRIIEQFYNVMRYEDHDLQEKAKKVIPVVQLEIKTMERLRKFQKDMKCALLNKEMKSDSSLKEDLVSSIDLFLMELLHWFKYDFFQWIDSPLCTSCSMECSYESVRPSSDPKCSRIEVHRCNTCNAITEFPRYTDPEVLLTSRCGRCGEWANLFTLLCRSLNYDARLVYDVTDHLWTEVWSVTENRWIHVDPCENIIDQPLMYERGWHKKLSYILAYSRDEVQDVTWRYTQNQIDVMARRKKCSEENLLNLLQTLNEKRQNSVSYSMARKQYVIKRRLRELVGMLNFPNIPNNYDDNNYRERTTGSYAWRMARGEVDQHNVKKNYIWDISKGGKSFILQYFIVRNVYKVIYSDGYILEQKSDWQEGVNCVEGGIFHKTENDWKVAYLSRSANAEYGYVKWSFEVRNPDLCIETFNLQAKTTVFHGANISWEVEGFFPSIKKENTSVVIPICTCDNFTTEKLKGATKLNITVKLSGGKGDLAWQHAQLFRESLNNTEKPSMTITIKLNNHKN